In a single window of the Rhodoferax saidenbachensis genome:
- the mutS gene encoding DNA mismatch repair protein MutS, with protein MMQQYLGLKAAYPGTLLFYRMGDFYEMFYGDAEKAAALLDITLTQRGQSAGQPVVMAGVPFHAMEGYLAKLIRHGESVAICEQTGEVGAAKGPVERKVVRVVTPGTLTDTELLSEKTESMLMAVHQGPRNRCGLAWLSVTQGLVHLAECAPDEVPDWISRVAPSELAYSAGVTTTFEDRLKRLRNGTATYLTARPEWQFDSALGQRKLLDALQAASLSSWNAQDLPLAHAAAAALLGYAEHTQGRALTHISNVQVQRDDELIDLPTTTRRNLELVQTLRGEEAPTLFSLLDTCMTGMGSRQLKSWLLTPRRDRAQAQQRLDAIATLRSGLWQTLRGQLKGSADVERITARVALRQVRPRELVGLAQTLQKTELLAQSLQGLEAYLAHISEDLHPPLECAALLQQSIDAEPAALVRDGGVIATGFDAELDELRAIQTNCDAFLIDLETREKARTGIANLRVQFNRVHGFYIEVTQGQADKVPDDYRRRQTLKNAERFITPELKAFEDKALSAQERALAREKYLYEQILDRLQPFVPALTRVARALAALDALCALTERALTLDWCAPQFVVEPCIDITQGRHPVVQARLAELSSGNFIANDTRMGAKARMQVITGPNMGGKSTYMRQVALIVLLASIGSYVPAAACRLGPIDAIHTRIGASDDLSNAQSTFMLEMTEAAQILHSATPHSLVLMDEIGRGTSTFDGLALASAIATQLHDKTQAFTLFATHYFELTEFPATHHGALNVHVSAAEAGRDIVFLHAIEPGPASKSYGVQVARLAGMPAAVLNQARHVLEALESQASESQAQVDLFAAPPATETIAASAMDSAVAALNPDAMSPRDALEAIYQLKGLLARS; from the coding sequence ATGATGCAGCAGTACCTGGGCCTCAAAGCAGCCTATCCCGGCACCCTGCTTTTCTACCGCATGGGGGACTTTTACGAGATGTTCTACGGTGACGCCGAGAAAGCGGCTGCCCTGCTGGACATCACCCTGACCCAACGGGGCCAGTCAGCCGGCCAGCCAGTCGTCATGGCCGGTGTGCCGTTTCACGCCATGGAAGGTTACCTGGCCAAGCTGATCCGCCATGGCGAATCGGTGGCCATCTGCGAGCAAACCGGGGAAGTCGGCGCCGCCAAAGGCCCGGTGGAACGCAAGGTGGTGCGCGTGGTCACCCCCGGCACGCTGACCGATACCGAACTGCTCAGCGAAAAAACCGAATCCATGTTGATGGCCGTGCACCAGGGCCCACGCAACCGCTGCGGCCTGGCCTGGCTGTCCGTGACCCAAGGTCTGGTGCACCTGGCCGAATGCGCCCCCGATGAGGTGCCGGACTGGATTTCCCGCGTGGCACCGAGCGAGCTGGCCTACAGCGCCGGTGTCACCACCACCTTTGAAGACCGCCTCAAACGCTTGCGCAACGGCACAGCCACCTACCTCACGGCGCGCCCCGAGTGGCAATTCGACAGCGCCCTTGGCCAGCGCAAGCTGCTGGACGCGCTGCAAGCCGCCAGCCTCAGCAGCTGGAACGCCCAGGACCTGCCGCTGGCCCATGCCGCTGCTGCCGCGCTGCTGGGTTACGCCGAACATACCCAGGGCCGTGCGCTGACCCACATCAGCAACGTGCAGGTGCAGCGCGACGACGAACTCATCGACCTGCCCACCACCACACGCCGCAACCTGGAACTCGTGCAGACCCTGCGCGGCGAAGAAGCGCCCACGCTGTTTTCGCTCTTGGATACCTGCATGACCGGCATGGGCAGCCGCCAGCTCAAAAGCTGGCTACTGACCCCGCGGCGCGACCGCGCGCAGGCGCAGCAGCGGCTGGATGCCATTGCAACACTGCGCAGTGGTTTGTGGCAAACGCTGCGCGGCCAGCTCAAAGGCAGTGCCGACGTGGAGCGCATCACCGCCCGCGTGGCGCTGCGCCAGGTGCGTCCGCGCGAACTCGTGGGTCTGGCCCAGACGCTACAAAAAACGGAGCTGCTTGCGCAATCCCTGCAAGGGCTGGAGGCCTATTTGGCACATATTTCAGAGGATCTGCACCCGCCCCTGGAATGCGCCGCGCTGCTGCAGCAGTCCATAGATGCCGAGCCCGCCGCGCTGGTGCGCGACGGCGGTGTCATCGCCACCGGTTTTGACGCCGAGCTCGACGAGCTGCGCGCCATCCAGACCAATTGCGATGCTTTCCTGATCGACCTGGAAACCCGTGAAAAAGCGCGCACCGGCATCGCCAACCTGCGCGTGCAGTTCAACCGCGTGCATGGCTTCTACATTGAGGTCACCCAGGGCCAGGCCGACAAGGTGCCCGACGACTACCGTCGCCGCCAGACCCTCAAGAACGCCGAGCGCTTCATCACGCCCGAGCTGAAAGCCTTTGAAGACAAGGCGCTCAGCGCCCAGGAGCGCGCGCTGGCACGTGAAAAATACCTGTACGAGCAAATCCTCGACCGCCTGCAGCCCTTTGTGCCCGCCCTCACCCGCGTGGCCCGCGCGCTGGCCGCACTCGATGCGCTGTGCGCGCTGACCGAGCGCGCCCTCACGCTGGACTGGTGCGCGCCGCAGTTTGTGGTGGAGCCCTGCATTGACATTACGCAGGGCCGCCACCCGGTGGTGCAGGCGCGGCTGGCTGAACTCTCCAGCGGTAACTTCATCGCCAACGACACGCGCATGGGTGCCAAGGCCCGCATGCAGGTCATCACCGGCCCCAACATGGGCGGTAAATCGACCTATATGCGCCAGGTGGCGCTCATCGTGTTGCTGGCCAGCATCGGCAGCTACGTGCCTGCCGCCGCCTGCCGACTGGGGCCTATCGATGCCATACACACCCGCATTGGCGCTTCGGATGATCTGTCCAACGCCCAGTCCACCTTCATGCTGGAGATGACCGAGGCCGCGCAAATCCTGCATAGCGCCACGCCGCACAGCCTGGTGCTCATGGACGAGATCGGCCGGGGTACATCGACCTTCGACGGCCTCGCACTGGCCAGCGCGATTGCCACCCAATTGCACGACAAGACCCAGGCCTTCACGCTGTTCGCCACCCACTACTTTGAGCTCACCGAGTTCCCGGCCACGCACCATGGCGCGCTGAACGTGCACGTAAGCGCCGCCGAAGCCGGCCGCGACATCGTCTTCCTGCACGCGATTGAACCCGGCCCAGCCAGCAAGAGCTACGGTGTGCAGGTGGCGCGCCTGGCCGGCATGCCCGCGGCCGTGCTCAACCAGGCCCGCCATGTGCTGGAGGCACTGGAGAGCCAGGCCAGCGAATCGCAAGCGCAGGTCGACCTGTTTGCCGCACCACCCGCTACAGAAACCATAGCTGCTTCCGCAATGGATTCGGCGGTTGCGGCCCTGAATCCCGATGCCATGAGCCCGCGGGACGCGCTGGAAGCGATTTACCAGCTCAAAGGACTGTTAGCCCGAAGCTGA
- a CDS encoding AMP-dependent synthetase/ligase, whose translation MISRTPSPLAPTLDGVFTLSELFAWRVAQTPQAAAYLQYDEPAQRWAPVSWQAIGAQVHNVTDALGNLQLPRGSRIAILLPNGLPAVCIDQASLAQACVPVPLHALDNPASIAYILADSDTVLLIAQSLAQWEAIASAGVEFPALRQVVVLEATPEPLPSTPQLPVVFWSDWLAQPRHAPAPSEPPRADELATLVYTSGTTGKPKGVMLTHENVLENVKAVLQRVVPGPQDVFLSFLPLSHTFERTAGYYLPIAAGSCVAHARSVALLSEDMKTVRPTVLISVPRIYERVYGVLKGMLVASRLKSTLFQWAQTVGWRRFCRTQGLPVPGRMPAALDALVWPALNRLVARPLLAQFGGRLRVAVSGGAALSQPIAHCFLGLGLPILQGYGMTETSPVVAVNGLDDNDPATIGRALPGVEVRIGELQELQVRSRSVMRGYWKREADTAATFVDGWLRTGDQAAIEGGRIRILGRIKEIIVTSTGEKIAPGDLELAITSDPLFEQAYTFGDNKPFIACIVVLSQAGWRQLAASLQLPADAPQSLDAPAARQAALTRIQALTRGFPYYAQPRAVALTQEPWTSENTLLTPTLKLKRKNLTARFAAEMDQLYRR comes from the coding sequence ATGATTTCGCGCACCCCAAGCCCCCTTGCCCCCACGCTGGATGGCGTTTTCACCCTGTCCGAACTCTTTGCCTGGCGCGTCGCACAGACACCGCAGGCCGCGGCCTACCTGCAATACGACGAACCCGCCCAACGCTGGGCACCTGTCAGTTGGCAGGCCATAGGCGCACAGGTACACAACGTGACCGATGCGCTGGGCAACCTGCAACTGCCCAGAGGCTCACGCATCGCCATCCTGTTGCCCAACGGCTTGCCCGCCGTCTGCATTGACCAGGCCAGCCTCGCGCAAGCCTGTGTGCCCGTGCCTCTGCACGCACTGGACAACCCCGCCAGCATCGCCTACATCCTGGCCGACAGCGACACCGTGCTGCTGATCGCACAGTCCCTCGCGCAGTGGGAGGCCATTGCGTCTGCGGGCGTGGAGTTTCCCGCGCTACGCCAGGTAGTGGTCCTCGAAGCCACGCCAGAACCCCTGCCCTCCACACCACAGTTGCCCGTCGTCTTCTGGAGCGACTGGCTGGCGCAGCCCCGTCATGCCCCAGCCCCCAGCGAACCACCGCGCGCAGACGAACTGGCAACGCTGGTGTACACCTCCGGCACCACCGGCAAACCCAAGGGCGTGATGCTCACGCACGAGAACGTGCTGGAGAACGTCAAAGCCGTGCTGCAGCGCGTGGTACCCGGGCCGCAGGATGTGTTTCTGTCTTTCCTGCCGCTGTCGCACACCTTTGAGCGTACGGCCGGGTACTACCTGCCCATCGCAGCTGGCAGTTGTGTGGCCCATGCGCGCTCGGTCGCGCTGCTGTCGGAAGACATGAAAACGGTGCGCCCCACGGTCCTGATTTCGGTACCCCGGATTTATGAGCGGGTGTATGGGGTTCTCAAAGGCATGCTGGTGGCTTCACGGCTCAAGTCCACGCTGTTCCAGTGGGCGCAAACCGTGGGCTGGCGGCGTTTTTGCCGCACCCAAGGCCTGCCGGTGCCAGGGCGTATGCCTGCCGCACTGGATGCGCTCGTATGGCCCGCTCTGAACCGGCTGGTAGCCCGCCCGTTGCTGGCCCAGTTTGGGGGGCGGCTGCGCGTCGCGGTCAGCGGCGGCGCGGCGCTGTCGCAGCCCATTGCGCACTGCTTTCTGGGTCTGGGCCTGCCCATCCTGCAGGGCTACGGCATGACAGAAACTTCCCCGGTGGTGGCCGTCAATGGCTTGGATGACAACGACCCGGCCACCATTGGCCGAGCATTGCCCGGCGTGGAGGTGCGCATTGGAGAACTACAGGAGCTGCAAGTACGCAGCCGCAGCGTGATGCGCGGCTACTGGAAACGCGAGGCAGACACCGCCGCCACCTTTGTGGACGGCTGGCTGCGCACCGGTGACCAGGCTGCCATTGAGGGTGGACGCATTCGCATCCTGGGCCGCATCAAGGAAATCATTGTCACGTCCACCGGAGAAAAGATTGCCCCGGGCGATCTGGAGCTGGCCATCACCAGCGACCCTTTGTTCGAGCAGGCCTACACCTTTGGCGACAACAAACCCTTTATCGCCTGCATTGTGGTGCTGAGCCAGGCCGGTTGGCGGCAACTGGCGGCCAGTCTGCAGCTCCCCGCAGATGCGCCACAGAGCCTGGATGCGCCCGCAGCAAGGCAAGCCGCGCTGACACGCATACAGGCGCTTACCCGAGGCTTCCCGTACTACGCCCAGCCCCGCGCCGTGGCGCTGACCCAGGAACCCTGGACCAGTGAGAACACCCTGCTCACCCCCACGCTGAAGCTCAAACGCAAGAACCTGACAGCCCGTTTTGCCGCCGAAATGGACCAGTTGTACCGGCGTTAA
- a CDS encoding proteasome-type protease, with protein MTYCVAIKLNAGLVFLSDSRTNAGLDQISTFRKMIVYEKPNDRFMVLLSAGNLSISQSVREILQVERLKDHEADEGTTIWNARSMFDAARVLGSAIRRVQERDGAALKASGVDFNVSLIFGGQIQGEGMRLFQVYSAGNFIEATPETPYFQVGESKYGKPVLDRVITPTTPLDEAAKCALVSMDSTLKSNLSVGLPMDLVVYEANSFQTDKVVCIDENNPYFKMLHGSWGQKLREVFDSIEDPMWHGESTNVPLMQQSTRSLPLKKITTPEEKLI; from the coding sequence ATGACCTACTGCGTCGCTATCAAACTCAACGCCGGACTGGTGTTCCTCTCCGACTCCCGCACCAACGCCGGGCTGGACCAGATCAGCACCTTCCGCAAGATGATCGTCTACGAGAAGCCCAATGACCGCTTCATGGTGCTGCTGTCGGCCGGCAACCTGAGCATCTCGCAGTCCGTGCGCGAGATTCTGCAGGTCGAGCGGCTCAAGGACCACGAAGCCGACGAAGGCACCACGATCTGGAACGCCCGCAGCATGTTTGACGCGGCGCGCGTGCTGGGGTCGGCCATACGCCGGGTGCAGGAGCGTGATGGCGCGGCACTCAAAGCCTCCGGTGTGGACTTCAATGTGTCGCTGATCTTTGGTGGACAAATCCAGGGCGAAGGCATGCGCCTGTTCCAAGTCTACTCAGCAGGCAACTTCATCGAAGCCACACCCGAAACACCCTATTTCCAGGTGGGCGAATCCAAATACGGAAAACCCGTGCTTGACCGCGTCATCACCCCCACGACCCCGCTGGACGAAGCCGCCAAGTGCGCGCTGGTGTCTATGGATTCCACGCTCAAATCCAACCTATCGGTGGGCCTGCCCATGGACCTAGTGGTCTACGAGGCCAATAGCTTCCAGACCGACAAGGTGGTCTGCATTGACGAAAACAACCCCTACTTCAAGATGCTGCACGGCAGTTGGGGCCAGAAGCTGCGCGAGGTGTTTGACAGCATCGAAGACCCGATGTGGCACGGCGAGTCCACCAACGTGCCGCTGATGCAGCAGTCCACCCGCAGCCTGCCCCTGAAAAAAATCACAACGCCTGAAGAGAAGTTGATATAG
- a CDS encoding alpha/beta hydrolase, with protein sequence MSTIVFSHANSFPASTYKVLFKSLRSRGFAVKALDKFGHDARYPVTNNWPQVVQQLLDFVQPVVEKVGEPVWLVGHSLGGFLSVMAAARRPDLARGVVLVDSPLVGGWRSSALGVMKSTQLFGSLSPGAVSKQRRNTWPSVEAAYEHFRHKKAFAQWDDQVLLDYVTYGTCEEDGKRVLNFDRQIETQFYNTVPDNLERLLARHPLKCPVSFIGGRDSMEMKQVGMTLTEKITKGRTMMLDGSHLFPMEKPLATAAAIEAALRNMGH encoded by the coding sequence ATGTCCACCATCGTTTTCTCCCACGCCAACAGCTTCCCCGCCAGCACCTACAAGGTGCTTTTCAAGAGCCTGCGTTCCCGGGGCTTTGCGGTCAAGGCGCTGGACAAATTTGGCCACGATGCACGGTACCCGGTCACCAACAACTGGCCCCAGGTGGTGCAGCAACTGCTGGACTTTGTACAGCCTGTGGTCGAGAAGGTCGGCGAGCCGGTCTGGCTGGTGGGCCACTCGCTGGGCGGCTTCCTCAGTGTGATGGCAGCGGCACGCCGGCCTGATCTGGCGCGTGGCGTGGTGCTGGTCGACTCACCCTTGGTCGGGGGCTGGCGCTCCTCGGCGCTGGGCGTCATGAAATCCACACAGCTTTTTGGTTCACTTTCGCCCGGCGCGGTGAGCAAACAGCGGCGCAACACCTGGCCCTCGGTCGAGGCGGCCTATGAACACTTTCGCCACAAGAAAGCGTTTGCCCAATGGGACGACCAGGTACTGCTGGACTATGTGACCTACGGCACCTGCGAAGAGGATGGCAAACGCGTGCTGAATTTTGACCGCCAGATCGAGACCCAGTTCTACAACACCGTACCCGACAACCTGGAGCGCCTGCTGGCGCGCCACCCCCTCAAATGCCCGGTGAGTTTTATCGGCGGGCGCGACTCCATGGAGATGAAGCAGGTCGGCATGACCTTGACTGAAAAAATCACCAAGGGCCGCACCATGATGCTGGATGGCAGCCACCTTTTCCCCATGGAAAAACCGCTGGCCACCGCTGCCGCCATCGAAGCCGCCCTGCGCAACATGGGGCACTGA
- a CDS encoding GAF domain-containing sensor histidine kinase gives MSNTLQAQVDALKAQHLHLQVQYQALERSLEQQSASAQRWQAQRNLDMEAQAQEHRKAAALQRTFYRIAERATADLSLYEFLQSVHALLGELLYAKNCYVCLYNPKKHTLDFPYYVDERDGDTMQCNDVPYRHGLTEFVLRTAQPQLIDATRFQALQDAGEITDASGDLSFSAWLGVPMQIQGALRGVLVVQSYESSIPYTEADAKILSFVANHFSTALERYQAIDEMRKSEERYRLVIESVGVGVVVVQDGRMVFANPALIRIVGHPLDYLLTQSFTATIHPEDVAAVVERHQRRLRGEPVETTYGFRILTGQGDVRTLELSAVKIEWDKRDATLMFVVDATARIQAEETQRIALQKQSELNDMKSRFITMASHEFRTPLATIHGSVELLLHYEDRMQAAQKRATLQRVDDAVERMTHMLENVLAIGRADAGQVQFKPQPLALQAFCMNLLDELRSAMERQYQKVCLVVDLPDPDALFLLDDTLLRNIVGNLLSNALKYSPEGGEVRFSVQEQGVALVFTVADQGIGIPETDQPRLFETFHRASNVGPIAGTGLGLSIVKEAVLCHKGRIEVHSQVGKGSRFTVTLPVSPIPHPVPTP, from the coding sequence ATGTCTAACACGTTGCAAGCCCAGGTGGATGCGCTGAAAGCGCAGCACCTGCACTTGCAGGTCCAGTACCAGGCATTGGAGCGGTCGCTGGAACAGCAGTCTGCGTCTGCACAACGCTGGCAGGCCCAGCGCAACCTGGATATGGAAGCGCAAGCCCAGGAGCACCGCAAGGCCGCAGCGCTGCAGCGTACGTTCTACCGCATCGCCGAACGCGCCACGGCCGACCTCTCGCTCTACGAATTCCTGCAGTCCGTGCACGCCCTGCTGGGCGAGCTGTTGTACGCCAAAAACTGTTACGTGTGCCTGTACAACCCGAAAAAACACACGCTGGATTTTCCGTACTACGTGGACGAACGGGACGGTGACACCATGCAGTGCAATGACGTGCCCTACCGCCATGGACTCACAGAGTTTGTTCTGCGCACGGCCCAACCACAGTTGATCGATGCAACGCGTTTTCAAGCGCTGCAGGACGCCGGCGAAATCACCGATGCGTCGGGCGACCTGAGTTTTTCGGCCTGGTTGGGTGTGCCCATGCAGATACAAGGCGCGTTGCGCGGTGTGCTGGTGGTGCAGAGCTACGAAAGCTCCATTCCGTACACCGAGGCCGACGCCAAGATTCTCAGTTTTGTAGCCAACCACTTCAGCACCGCGCTGGAGCGCTACCAGGCCATTGACGAAATGCGCAAGTCCGAAGAGCGCTACCGGCTGGTCATTGAAAGCGTCGGCGTTGGCGTGGTGGTGGTGCAGGACGGTCGCATGGTGTTTGCCAACCCGGCCCTCATACGCATCGTGGGCCATCCGCTGGACTACCTGCTGACACAGTCCTTCACCGCCACCATCCATCCGGAGGACGTGGCCGCTGTGGTCGAACGCCACCAGCGCCGCCTGCGCGGCGAGCCCGTCGAAACCACCTACGGTTTTCGCATCCTCACGGGCCAGGGAGACGTGCGTACGCTAGAACTGTCCGCTGTCAAGATCGAGTGGGACAAGCGCGACGCCACGCTGATGTTTGTGGTGGACGCTACCGCACGCATTCAAGCAGAGGAGACCCAGCGCATCGCCCTGCAGAAGCAGAGCGAGCTCAACGACATGAAGTCGCGCTTCATCACCATGGCCTCCCACGAGTTCCGCACCCCGCTGGCCACCATCCACGGCTCGGTGGAGCTGTTGCTGCACTACGAAGACCGCATGCAGGCCGCGCAAAAGCGTGCCACGCTGCAGCGGGTTGACGACGCGGTCGAACGCATGACCCATATGCTGGAAAACGTGCTGGCCATTGGCCGCGCCGACGCGGGCCAGGTGCAGTTCAAACCGCAGCCGCTGGCCCTGCAAGCCTTTTGCATGAACCTGCTGGACGAGCTGCGCAGCGCCATGGAACGCCAGTACCAGAAGGTCTGCCTGGTCGTGGACCTGCCTGATCCAGATGCCCTGTTTCTGCTGGACGACACACTGCTGCGCAACATCGTGGGCAACCTGCTCTCCAACGCCCTCAAATACTCGCCCGAAGGCGGCGAAGTGCGGTTCAGCGTGCAGGAGCAGGGCGTCGCTCTGGTGTTCACAGTGGCAGACCAAGGCATCGGCATCCCCGAGACCGACCAGCCCCGCCTGTTTGAGACTTTCCACCGGGCCAGCAACGTGGGGCCCATTGCGGGCACCGGACTCGGCCTGTCCATTGTCAAAGAAGCGGTTTTATGTCACAAAGGTCGCATCGAAGTGCATAGCCAGGTGGGCAAGGGAAGCCGGTTTACCGTTACCCTGCCTGTTTCACCGATCCCCCACCCTGTCCCAACGCCATGA
- a CDS encoding sensor histidine kinase: MISDAELQTQLEQLQAQHAALQAQYQALQIRQQEHEISANQWLNQRTEELKAEAREQRKAETLQRVFYRIAERAAADLSFYDFLQAVHGLLGELLYAKNCYVCLYDEKKQIKDFPYYVDERDGDALQLSAVPLRRGLTEFVLRTAQPQIIDAERLKRLEASGDVTEGSGDMSFSSWLGVPMQIRGQIGGILAVQGYEPGIAYSPADADILSFVANHVSSAIERYQALDALRNSEARYRTVIENVGVGVVVVQDGRLVFANASVEGVVDHPLDYLLSQPFTAVIHPDDLAMVVERHGMRLRGEPVDSTYDFRVITQTGEVRIIELSAVRIEWAKQDAVLLFLVDTTARREAEQTKRISLQKQIELNDMKTRFISMASHEFRTPLATIHGSVELLLHYEDRMPADKKRQTLQKIDDAVERMTHMLENVLVIGRTGAGQLEFKPRPMAITPFCMGLLDELRSAMTRQYERVSVVIDLPPHEQQFLLDETLIRNIAGNLLSNAIKYSPDGGEVTLRVQVLADQLVMTVRDQGIGIPEADQAHLFESFHRASNVGPIAGTGLGLSIVKDAVTCHLGTISVQSQVGQGSCFTVTLPNPPMSAAHATP; encoded by the coding sequence ATGATCTCCGACGCGGAACTGCAGACCCAACTGGAACAATTGCAAGCACAACATGCGGCTTTGCAAGCCCAGTACCAGGCGCTGCAGATTCGCCAGCAGGAACATGAGATTTCGGCCAACCAGTGGCTGAACCAGCGCACCGAAGAACTCAAGGCCGAAGCCCGGGAGCAACGCAAGGCCGAAACCCTGCAACGCGTTTTCTACCGCATTGCCGAGCGCGCCGCGGCCGATCTGTCCTTCTACGATTTCCTGCAGGCTGTGCATGGCCTGCTGGGTGAACTGCTGTACGCCAAGAACTGTTACGTCTGCCTGTACGACGAAAAGAAGCAGATCAAGGACTTCCCCTATTACGTGGACGAGCGTGATGGCGATGCCCTGCAGCTCAGCGCCGTGCCCTTGCGCCGCGGCCTGACCGAGTTTGTGCTGCGCACCGCGCAGCCGCAGATCATTGACGCAGAGCGCCTCAAGCGGCTGGAGGCCAGCGGTGACGTCACCGAAGGCAGTGGCGACATGAGCTTCTCCAGCTGGCTGGGCGTGCCCATGCAGATCCGCGGGCAGATCGGCGGCATTCTGGCGGTGCAGGGCTACGAGCCCGGCATCGCCTACAGCCCGGCAGACGCCGACATCCTGTCATTTGTAGCCAACCACGTCAGCAGCGCCATTGAGCGCTACCAGGCACTCGACGCCCTGCGCAACTCCGAGGCCCGTTACCGCACCGTGATCGAAAACGTGGGGGTGGGCGTGGTGGTGGTGCAGGATGGCCGACTGGTGTTTGCCAACGCCAGCGTGGAAGGCGTGGTGGATCACCCGCTGGACTACCTGCTCTCGCAGCCCTTTACCGCAGTGATCCATCCCGATGATCTGGCCATGGTGGTCGAGCGCCACGGCATGCGCCTGCGCGGCGAGCCGGTGGACTCCACCTATGACTTTCGTGTCATCACCCAAACCGGTGAAGTACGCATCATCGAGCTGTCCGCCGTGCGCATTGAGTGGGCCAAGCAGGATGCGGTGCTGCTGTTCCTGGTGGACACGACCGCGCGGCGCGAAGCCGAGCAGACCAAACGCATCTCGCTGCAAAAACAGATCGAACTCAACGATATGAAGACCCGCTTCATCTCGATGGCCTCGCACGAATTCCGCACCCCGCTGGCCACCATCCACGGCTCGGTGGAGCTGCTGCTGCACTACGAAGACCGCATGCCAGCCGACAAGAAACGCCAGACGCTACAGAAGATCGACGATGCGGTGGAACGCATGACCCACATGCTGGAGAACGTGCTGGTCATTGGCCGCACGGGTGCAGGCCAGTTGGAGTTCAAACCCCGACCCATGGCCATCACGCCGTTTTGCATGGGCCTGCTGGACGAACTGCGCAGCGCCATGACGCGCCAGTACGAACGTGTGAGCGTGGTGATTGACCTGCCACCCCACGAACAACAGTTTTTGCTCGACGAAACCCTGATCCGCAATATCGCGGGCAACCTGCTCTCCAATGCCATCAAATACTCCCCCGACGGCGGCGAAGTGACCCTGCGCGTGCAGGTACTGGCTGACCAACTGGTGATGACGGTGCGCGACCAGGGCATTGGCATCCCCGAGGCTGACCAAGCCCACCTGTTTGAGAGTTTCCACCGCGCCAGCAATGTGGGGCCCATCGCCGGTACCGGCCTGGGTCTGTCTATCGTCAAGGACGCCGTCACCTGCCATCTGGGCACCATCAGCGTGCAAAGCCAGGTGGGCCAGGGAAGCTGTTTTACCGTGACCCTGCCCAATCCACCCATGTCTGCTGCGCACGCCACACCATGA